The following proteins are encoded in a genomic region of Pangasianodon hypophthalmus isolate fPanHyp1 chromosome 26, fPanHyp1.pri, whole genome shotgun sequence:
- the pcdh8 gene encoding protocadherin-8, translated as MQIKKLLLSFSLVVIFAAWTVKGTTTKYYTYEEDAPGTFIGNLSTDLKLNLSEDPHTSFRFMQEGNTSLIRMRKSDGLLTVGARIDRESLCGSSTQCMITADVVVFSKEKFHLIHVEIHVRDINDHAPVFPRGETWLEISENAAVDSRFSIEVATDLDVGNNYIQSYQLINSSHFGIEVGTGEDGKKFAQLVLAQKLDRELEDSYTLQVIASDGGSPPKSGAVTVRVKVLDSNDNSPQFEHDTIRVELHEDAPVGFLLLRVQAFDPDHGENGDVRYDFAEGESGEIKSTFDVDPVSGAVTLKSSVDFEARTSYELHIRAYDLGANSVPSTCTVTVEIVDVNDNAPEVTIKPMASRSGDMAYITEAAAVESFVALVSAADRDSGANGYVRVSLHGHAHFRLQQAYGDTLMIVTTSVLDREKIPEYNLTVIAEDLGSPPFKTFTQYTIRVSDENDNAPSFSKPVFEISVMENKAAGSYVASLVARDPDEGANGKVTYKLLENEVEGVPVSSFLSVDSATGTLYTVRPLDYEHVKQIEVAIQATDGGSPPLSSTALVKVKVVDENDNTPFFVHPILINGSADIPLPCNAPAGYVALKLEGRDNDDAMNAELSYTIMEDEAFLFVVNENTGEMALKHDLALVFGDTVHVRVAVSDHGRTPLFHTASIRFVVSDAMPLEEQVVVVLEASQKQDKPIFDASFIIIGLLGAACAVLLVAIVAVAFSRRNFQRNVSSISKISGGNFRKTQLPTDSIDSTDSNSLSGGSVTVTEQISSSRDESSFSFEDEQSRDSDSKMFRPLLTKGHFEPVSLWQGDRYTLQMSEIGSVDQTSMRDSGKGDSDSNDSDSDSGQAGQKIANIGHQRASSSLYTAPMDGAGACRTREIPTHTTSTHVGNSGYTVAYRTLGYGRHPAAANQGPSFRDYSYNAVFSQTKDYPHVPVFHRMGTQPQYYYQHHVHRQLDKQAVPPREPITDIISMPVASF; from the exons ATGCAGATTAAAAAGCTGCTACTAAGTTTTAGCTTAGTTGTGATCTTTGCTGCATGGACAGTGAAAGGCACAACAACAAAGTATTACACGTATGAAGAAGACGCACCAGGAACCTTTATTGGAAATCTTTCAACGGATCTGAAGCTCAACCTGTCCGAAGACCCGCACACGAGCTTTCGGTTCATGCAAGAGGGCAACACTTCACTAATTCGCATGCGAAAAAGCGACGGGCTGCTGACGGTGGGAGCGCGCATTGACCGGGAGAGTCTGTGCGGCTCCTCCACGCAATGCATGATCACCGCAGACGTGGTGGTTTTCTCCAAGGAAAAATTCCACCTGATCCACGTCGAGATCCACGTGAGAGACATTAACGACCACGCTCCTGTGTTTCCACGTGGCGAGACCTGGCTCGAGATTTCAGAGAACGCCGCCGTGGACTCGCGCTTTTCCATAGAAGTCGCCACGGACCTGGATGTCGGAAACAATTACATCCAAAGTTATCAGCTCATCAACAGCAGTCATTTTGGCATTGAGGTAGGAACAGGTGAAGATGGCAAGAAGTTTGCTCAGCTTGTGCTTGCGCAGAAGCTTGACAGGGAGCTTGAAGATTCTTACACACTTCAGGTAATTGCAAGTGACGGCGGAAGTCCACCAAAGTCTGGAGCAGTGACTGTGCGCGTAAAAGTGTTGGACTCTAATGACAACAGTCCGCAGTTCGAGCACGACACGATTAGAGTCGAGCTGCACGAAGACGCACCTGTTGGCTTTCTTTTGCTCAGAGTTCAAGCATTCGACCCTGACCATGGAGAAAATGGGGACGTGCGCTACGATTTCGCAGAAGGCGAATCCGGCGAGATCAAAAGCACCTTCGATGTTGATCCTGTTAGTGGAGCTGTGACCTTAAAGTCTTCGGTCGACTTCGAAGCGAGAACATCTTACGAGCTGCACATAAGGGCGTACGATCTGGGCGCCAACTCGGTTCCTTCGACTTGCACGGTCACTGTCGAAATCGTGGACGTGAACGACAACGCACCAGAAGTCACGATCAAGCCGATGGCCTCGAGGAGCGGAGACATGGCGTACATCACGGAGGCGGCGGCGGTGGAAAGTTTCGTCGCGCTCGTGAGCGCCGCGGACAGAGACTCGGGCGCGAACGGCTACGTGCGCGTCAGTCTGCACGGGCACGCGCACTTCAGACTCCAGCAGGCGTACGGAGACACCCTCATGATCGTCACCACGTCTGTTCTGGACCGGGAGAAGATCCCTGAATACAACCTCACTGTCATAGCAGAAGATCTCGGCTCGCCACCATTTAAAACTTTCACCCAGTACACAATCAGAGTGAGTGATGAGAATGATAATGCTCCATCGTTCAGCAAACCCGTCTTCGAAATTTCAGTGATGGAAAACAAAGCAGCAGGATCCTACGTGGCTTCTTTGGTAGCTCGTGATCCTGATGAAGGAGCCAATGGCAAGGTGACGTACAAGCTTCTCGAAAATGAAGTTGAAGGAGTCCCGGTGAGTTCCTTCCTGTCAGTAGACTCAGCTACTGGGACTCTCTACACAGTGAGGCCTCTGGACTATGAGCATGTCAAGCAGATCGAAGTGGCCATCCAAGCAACAGACGGCGGCTCCCCGCCCCTCTCAAGCACGGCTCTGGTCAAGGTCAAGGTTGTGGATGAGAATGACAACACTCCCTTCTTTGTTCACCCCATCCTCATTAATGGCTCAGCAGACATTCCTTTACCATGCAACGCTCCTGCCGGTTACGTGGCCCTGAAACTAGAGGGCCGTGATAATGATGATGCAATGAACGCCGAGCTCTCCTATACCATTATGGAGGATGAGGCATTCCTGTTTGttgtaaatgaaaatacagGTGAGATGGCACTAAAGCATGACCTGGCACTTGTATTCGGAGACACGGTGCATGTCAGAGTGGCAGTAAGCGACCATGGCCGAACGCCTCTTTTCCACACAGCCTCAATCCGCTTTGTGGTTTCGGATGCCATGCCCTTAGAAGAACAAGTGGTGGTGGTTCTTGAGGCAAGTCAAAAACAGGATAAGCCTATTTTTGATGCTTCCTTCATCATCATTGGGCTTCTGGGTGCCGCTTGTGCTGTATTGCTGGTCGCCATTGTGGCTGTCGCGTTCTCACGCAGGAACTTCCAGAGGAATGTCAGCTCCATTAGCAAAATATCTGGGGGAAACTTCCGAAAAACTCAATTACCAACCGACAGCATTGACTCGACAGATTCCAACAGCCTCTCCGGAGGTAGTGTTACAGTCACTGAACAGATTTCATCTTCGAGGGATGAATCATCTTTCTCATTTGAAGATGAACAAAGCAGGGATTCTGACAGTAAG ATGTTTCGACCTCTCCTCACTAAAGGTCATTTTGAGCCAGTTTCCCTTTGGCAAGGAGACAGATACACACTTCAGATGAG TGAAATCGGATCTGTCGATCAGACGAGCATGAGGGACAGTGGCAAAGGAGACAGCGACTCCAATGACAGTGACTCTGACAGCGGACAAGCCGGTCAAAAAATTGCTAACATTGGCCACCAGCGAGCTAGCA GTTCCTTGTACACTGCACCAATGGATGGAGCTGGAGCATGCAGAACCAGAGAGATTCCCACACACACTACCAGCACTCATGTGGGCAACAGTGGGTACACTGTAGCATATCGGACACTGGGCTACGGCCGCCATCCAGCTGCCGCCAACCAAGGACCATCCTTCAGAGACTACAGTTATAATGCAGTCTTCAGCCAAACCAAAGATTACCCACATGTCCCTGTGTTTCACAGGATGGGGACACAACCCCAGTATTACTATCAGCATCATGTGCACAGACAGTTAGACAAACAAGCTGTACCTCCCAGAGAGCCGATCACAGACATCATCAGCATGCCTGTAGCAtccttttaa